One genomic window of Sporocytophaga myxococcoides DSM 11118 includes the following:
- a CDS encoding ABC transporter ATP-binding protein, producing the protein MLRKPSQGKNNPTLTERYGALKNLLPFFKIIWKASPLMAVSNGVLRIVKGIIPLLMLLIARKIIDEIVMISGHQAEVTSRLWILVGSEFALAILSDLLSRAIALLDSLLGDLVANSTSLKLMDHAAQLDMNHFEDSEFYDKLERARRQTLGRTVLMSQVLSQMQDAISLAGLSAGLILFNPWLILLLLIAVIPAFLGEAHFNEKTYSLVHGQTPERRELDYIRYIGASDETAKEVKIFNLSDFLKSRFAELSSKFYKANKALASKRAMWGGALAAIGSAGYYGAYVFIIIRTVNGSLSLGDLTFLAGSFNQLRTLLQSMLTRFSTIAEGSLYLKDLFDFFELKPEIISPATPRPFPNPIQQGFLFENVGFKYKHAEKWAIRNLNFTLNAGEKLALVGENGAGKTTLVKLLARLYDPTEGRILLDGHDIKEYDVLELRSGIGVIFQDFVRFQMTAGNNIAVGRIEQKENVSRIEHAASKSLADSVIIKLPKGYEQIIGRRFAEGVDLSGGEWQKIALGRAYMRDAQVLILDEPTAALDARAEHEVFVRFSELTKGKTAVLISHRFSTVRMADRILVIENGQLLEIGSHEELLKKEGRYAELFNLQARGYL; encoded by the coding sequence ATGTTGAGAAAACCATCACAAGGGAAAAACAACCCTACCCTTACAGAGCGGTATGGAGCACTGAAAAACCTTCTCCCTTTTTTTAAGATAATCTGGAAGGCAAGTCCTTTAATGGCTGTGTCAAATGGAGTTCTGAGAATCGTTAAAGGTATCATCCCGCTTCTGATGCTTTTAATAGCTCGTAAGATAATCGATGAGATTGTTATGATTTCAGGACATCAGGCGGAAGTCACCTCGAGGCTTTGGATTCTTGTAGGAAGTGAATTTGCATTGGCTATCCTCTCCGATTTACTTTCAAGAGCCATTGCGCTGCTGGACAGCCTTCTTGGTGACCTGGTTGCTAACAGTACTTCTCTCAAACTAATGGACCATGCCGCTCAGCTGGATATGAATCACTTTGAGGATTCAGAATTTTATGATAAGCTGGAGCGTGCAAGGAGACAAACTCTTGGTCGTACTGTGCTGATGTCTCAAGTGCTAAGTCAGATGCAGGATGCCATATCCTTAGCTGGTCTTTCTGCAGGTCTTATTCTTTTTAATCCCTGGCTTATACTTTTATTGCTAATCGCTGTCATTCCAGCATTTCTTGGGGAAGCACATTTTAATGAAAAGACTTACTCTCTGGTACACGGACAAACGCCTGAAAGGCGTGAATTGGATTATATCCGCTATATCGGAGCAAGCGATGAAACAGCTAAAGAAGTTAAAATCTTCAACTTATCAGACTTCCTGAAATCGAGGTTTGCTGAACTTTCTTCAAAATTCTATAAGGCCAATAAAGCTTTGGCTTCTAAAAGAGCAATGTGGGGAGGCGCATTGGCAGCCATAGGCAGTGCAGGATATTATGGGGCTTATGTATTTATCATCATCAGAACAGTAAATGGCAGCCTCTCTTTGGGAGACCTTACATTCCTCGCAGGTTCCTTCAATCAGTTGAGAACATTGCTTCAATCAATGCTTACAAGATTTTCAACAATTGCAGAAGGCTCCCTATACCTAAAAGACCTTTTTGATTTCTTTGAATTAAAACCGGAAATCATAAGCCCAGCAACTCCAAGGCCTTTTCCAAATCCAATACAGCAAGGCTTTCTCTTTGAAAATGTTGGATTTAAATATAAACATGCGGAAAAATGGGCTATCAGAAATTTAAACTTTACATTAAACGCAGGTGAAAAACTCGCATTGGTAGGTGAAAACGGGGCTGGTAAAACAACACTTGTAAAGCTCCTTGCCAGATTGTACGATCCTACAGAAGGAAGGATTTTACTTGACGGTCATGATATAAAAGAATATGACGTTTTGGAATTGCGTTCAGGGATAGGGGTTATATTTCAGGATTTTGTGAGGTTTCAGATGACTGCAGGGAATAATATTGCTGTGGGCAGAATAGAACAAAAAGAAAATGTATCCAGAATTGAACACGCGGCCTCTAAAAGCCTTGCTGATTCTGTTATTATCAAACTGCCTAAAGGCTATGAACAAATTATTGGACGTCGGTTTGCAGAAGGCGTAGATCTTTCTGGTGGAGAATGGCAGAAAATTGCACTTGGAAGAGCCTATATGAGAGACGCCCAGGTACTTATACTTGATGAACCAACGGCTGCTCTGGATGCAAGAGCTGAACATGAAGTTTTTGTGAGATTTTCCGAATTGACCAAAGGCAAAACTGCAGTATTGATAAGCCATCGATTCTCTACTGTCCGCATGGCAGACAGAATCCTGGTGATAGAAAATGGCCAACTTCTGGAAATCGGATCTCATGAAGAGTTGCTCAAAAAAGAAGGTCGATATGCCGAACTCTTTAATTTGCAGGCTCGGGGATATTTGTAG
- a CDS encoding NAD(P)/FAD-dependent oxidoreductase, with amino-acid sequence MKDKIMSIDYYDCIIVGGSYSGLSAAMALGRSLRKVLVIDDGKPCNATTPHSQNFITHDGKKPAEITAIAKHQVEQYKSVSFYKGFAIKGRKLDEGFEIETKAGDKFGSKKLIFATGIRDIMPEISGFSECWGISVIHCPYCHGFEYRESKTAIMANGDLAFHFTPLIYNLTKDLVLITGGKSTLTIEQTEKIKQHNIPIIEKEIVQVIHKKGYLEEAIFKDGSKIPLEALYARPLFEQHSGIPVSLGCEITEQGYIKIDNMQKTTVPGVFACGDNSSFMRSVANAVSSGNMAGAATNKELSEMEF; translated from the coding sequence GTGAAAGATAAAATTATGTCGATAGATTATTATGATTGCATTATAGTGGGGGGAAGCTACTCTGGCCTTTCTGCAGCTATGGCATTGGGAAGGTCTTTAAGAAAAGTACTTGTAATAGATGATGGCAAACCATGTAATGCTACAACACCACATTCCCAAAATTTCATCACGCATGATGGTAAAAAACCTGCTGAGATAACTGCAATTGCAAAGCATCAGGTTGAGCAATATAAATCCGTAAGCTTTTATAAAGGCTTTGCCATAAAAGGTAGAAAACTGGATGAAGGATTTGAAATAGAAACAAAAGCCGGGGACAAATTCGGAAGTAAAAAACTGATTTTTGCGACAGGCATCAGAGACATAATGCCTGAGATTTCAGGATTTTCAGAATGTTGGGGCATATCGGTCATACATTGCCCATATTGTCATGGATTTGAATATCGAGAAAGCAAGACAGCAATCATGGCAAATGGTGACCTCGCTTTTCATTTCACTCCATTGATTTACAATCTTACAAAAGATCTGGTTTTGATAACCGGCGGAAAGTCCACTCTAACAATTGAACAAACAGAAAAAATAAAACAACATAATATTCCAATTATTGAGAAAGAGATAGTTCAGGTTATCCATAAGAAAGGCTATCTGGAAGAGGCAATCTTTAAAGACGGTTCTAAAATTCCTCTGGAAGCATTGTATGCCAGGCCGCTTTTTGAGCAGCATTCCGGTATACCTGTTTCCCTTGGATGCGAAATTACTGAGCAAGGCTATATTAAGATTGATAATATGCAAAAGACGACAGTTCCAGGAGTCTTTGCTTGTGGAGACAACAGCAGCTTTATGCGTTCCGTTGCTAATGCAGTTTCTTCCGGAAACATGGCTGGTGCTGCTACAAATAAGGAACTGTCTGAAATGGAATTTTAA
- a CDS encoding winged helix-turn-helix transcriptional regulator, translating to MEIIHTKESCAGSRRAIQDTLEVINGKWKLLILVTLLEKPLRFKELVREIGVTPRMLSKELHDMEMNKLISRTVYQTKPIAVEYAITEHGKTLNRVLEEMKSWGEFHRKKIMKEE from the coding sequence ATGGAAATAATCCACACAAAAGAATCCTGCGCAGGGAGCAGAAGAGCAATTCAGGACACCCTTGAAGTAATCAATGGCAAATGGAAGTTGTTGATTTTGGTGACTTTACTTGAAAAACCATTAAGATTTAAGGAATTGGTCCGAGAGATTGGGGTAACACCGAGAATGCTTTCAAAAGAGCTCCACGATATGGAAATGAATAAGCTGATCAGTAGAACTGTTTATCAAACCAAACCCATAGCGGTAGAATATGCTATTACGGAGCATGGCAAAACCTTAAACAGGGTTTTGGAAGAAATGAAAAGCTGGGGAGAGTTTCACAGGAAGAAGATAATGAAAGAGGAGTAA
- a CDS encoding DUF1761 domain-containing protein codes for MTMNYLAIIVAALSAFMIGGLWYSPLLFLKIWNKASAKNPETGEGRHPIKVFGFSFLFSLIAAIALSYLLGPQPILAEAIKTSLLVGTCCIATSFGINYQFSNKSMLLWLIDAGYHCVQFLTMGLIFGLWH; via the coding sequence ATGACAATGAACTACCTTGCTATAATTGTTGCGGCCTTAAGCGCCTTTATGATCGGAGGGTTGTGGTATTCCCCGCTTCTGTTTTTAAAAATATGGAATAAAGCTTCTGCCAAAAATCCTGAAACAGGAGAAGGTCGTCACCCAATAAAAGTTTTCGGATTCAGCTTTCTTTTTTCATTGATTGCAGCCATAGCACTCTCCTATCTGCTAGGCCCTCAACCAATACTTGCCGAAGCAATCAAAACATCTCTCCTTGTTGGAACTTGTTGTATCGCAACCAGCTTCGGAATTAACTATCAGTTTTCAAACAAAAGTATGCTTCTATGGCTGATCGATGCAGGCTATCATTGCGTGCAGTTTCTGACTATGGGTTTGATTTTCGGATTATGGCATTAA
- a CDS encoding KilA-N domain-containing protein yields the protein MMKKSKLEVQGIDIIIHNYNDQDYISLTDIARYKDFSNTDDIIKNWLRNRNTLELLGFWEQLHNPNFKSVEFDGFKNQAGLNSFTMSPKKWIESTNAIGIASNQADSEEPLLIKI from the coding sequence ATGATGAAGAAATCAAAATTAGAAGTTCAGGGAATTGATATAATAATTCATAATTATAATGACCAGGATTACATATCTTTAACGGATATTGCCAGATACAAAGACTTTTCCAACACAGATGATATTATAAAAAATTGGTTAAGAAATAGAAATACTCTTGAATTGTTAGGTTTTTGGGAGCAACTGCATAATCCAAATTTTAAATCCGTCGAATTCGACGGGTTTAAAAATCAGGCTGGACTTAATAGTTTCACTATGAGTCCCAAAAAATGGATAGAATCAACTAATGCAATTGGTATTGCATCTAATCAGGCCGATTCGGAGGAACCTTTGCTCATAAAGATATAG
- a CDS encoding DoxX family protein, translating to MKKEKIIYRVTSVLLALMFAFSSFMYLTKNAELMENFKKIGFPESFIMILGTAKLLAAIAFVVPVWNRAKDWAYAGTSFVLIGAVWVHVATQTPFVAPLIALGVTALSYWAGIKLNSKDNQ from the coding sequence ATGAAAAAAGAGAAGATCATTTATAGGGTGACATCTGTGTTATTAGCATTAATGTTTGCATTCAGCAGTTTTATGTATTTAACTAAAAATGCTGAGCTAATGGAAAATTTCAAAAAGATCGGTTTCCCGGAATCTTTCATTATGATATTGGGAACTGCAAAATTGCTTGCAGCAATTGCATTTGTTGTGCCGGTGTGGAATCGTGCTAAAGACTGGGCTTATGCAGGTACTAGTTTTGTGCTTATTGGTGCGGTGTGGGTCCATGTGGCAACCCAGACACCATTTGTTGCTCCACTTATCGCTCTTGGTGTAACAGCACTTTCTTATTGGGCAGGGATTAAGCTGAATTCAAAGGATAATCAATAA
- a CDS encoding TerB family tellurite resistance protein: MELTLDIFESKKTKGVKSHINNLVAIAKSDGNFSMAEKRLIFEIGKRNGLSNDKLKTIIKSDKAIKFKVPKTDSDRFDRVYDLVEMAIVEGSDNENEISACIEIAEKLGFRKAIVGVLVRKLATGIQGELPKTKEELKAECADFLVF, from the coding sequence ATGGAACTCACACTGGATATTTTTGAGAGCAAAAAGACTAAGGGAGTTAAAAGTCACATAAACAACCTTGTGGCAATTGCTAAATCAGACGGTAATTTTTCGATGGCAGAAAAGAGACTTATTTTCGAAATCGGAAAGAGAAACGGATTAAGTAATGATAAATTAAAAACAATAATTAAATCAGATAAGGCTATCAAATTCAAAGTTCCTAAAACAGATTCTGATAGATTTGACAGAGTATATGATTTGGTTGAAATGGCAATAGTAGAAGGAAGCGATAATGAAAATGAAATTTCTGCATGTATAGAGATTGCGGAAAAACTAGGTTTCAGAAAAGCGATTGTAGGTGTACTAGTAAGAAAACTTGCTACAGGTATCCAGGGAGAATTGCCAAAAACAAAAGAAGAGTTAAAAGCAGAATGCGCAGACTTTCTGGTCTTTTAA
- a CDS encoding LamG-like jellyroll fold domain-containing protein, with protein MKKFYTRLATAFCMVFMIQISNAQSISFSRTAESRIKIEEAGKMNFGTGAFSIEALVKAVPGGGYYMILSKRGTSNSDGFFLSLDNIGSPTVQLDGANYFGGTRNLKDNQCHHIGLRKTADSVFIFVDGILLDKAKLYATHNVTHIASTFIGNDEGDSFRHGFDGVIKEVRVWNTALSGKYFLDRKDRQLDQTERSSESLVGYWRLNETSGQSVKDLSESDHASYLGSSSADANFDPTFSADGCSINEEEELETGNGLRFVKTDKTRAIAPANDKLDFGTGNFTIEATVNTNEKATGYSMIVSTRTNINNGFFLSLTSYGRLLAQIEGANYETASNPEIRDNKCHFIALKRQGDSLFFYVDDYVVQSLKMYNKGDIQSNVNVVIGNDAANSYQHGFEGFIRELRIWNVSRTSADLKKYRNTELTGNETGLAAYWKLNEGQGQFCKDYSINNNMAVLGSNENVEFTDPLWDINSCAPPVIAGLQTSESNKLVLYPNPAENYVNINMSDPFTYEIINSTGSIVATGKREGAEGIDISNLENGLYIIKINDSYTSRLATFLK; from the coding sequence ATGAAAAAATTTTATACTCGTTTGGCAACAGCCTTTTGCATGGTCTTTATGATTCAGATATCAAATGCTCAAAGCATCAGCTTTTCAAGGACAGCTGAATCAAGAATAAAAATTGAAGAAGCAGGAAAAATGAATTTTGGTACAGGAGCATTTTCAATTGAAGCCTTAGTAAAAGCAGTTCCTGGAGGCGGTTATTACATGATCTTGTCAAAGAGAGGGACCTCAAATTCAGATGGATTTTTTCTAAGTCTTGATAATATTGGCTCTCCAACGGTACAATTAGATGGAGCCAATTATTTTGGCGGAACAAGGAATTTAAAAGACAATCAATGTCATCATATCGGATTGAGAAAAACGGCGGACAGTGTTTTTATTTTTGTAGACGGGATTTTGTTAGATAAAGCTAAGTTATATGCTACGCACAATGTTACTCATATAGCTTCTACATTTATTGGCAATGATGAGGGGGATTCATTTAGACACGGGTTTGATGGTGTAATTAAAGAGGTGAGAGTGTGGAATACAGCATTAAGCGGAAAATACTTTCTGGATAGAAAGGACCGTCAACTGGACCAGACAGAAAGAAGTTCTGAAAGTCTGGTAGGATACTGGAGATTAAATGAAACTTCCGGTCAGTCAGTAAAAGATTTGTCTGAATCTGATCACGCGTCATATCTGGGTAGTTCATCTGCTGATGCAAATTTTGACCCTACTTTTTCTGCGGATGGTTGTTCAATTAATGAGGAGGAAGAGCTGGAAACCGGCAATGGATTGAGGTTTGTAAAAACCGACAAAACAAGAGCTATCGCACCTGCGAATGATAAACTGGATTTTGGAACAGGAAATTTTACAATAGAAGCGACAGTAAATACCAATGAAAAAGCGACTGGATATTCTATGATTGTTTCTACAAGAACCAATATTAATAATGGATTTTTCCTGAGTTTAACATCTTACGGAAGGCTTTTAGCCCAGATTGAAGGTGCAAATTATGAAACAGCTTCAAATCCTGAAATACGGGATAATAAGTGTCACTTCATTGCATTAAAAAGACAAGGAGATAGCTTGTTTTTTTATGTTGATGACTACGTTGTTCAGAGTTTGAAAATGTATAATAAAGGAGATATCCAAAGTAATGTAAATGTTGTAATTGGCAATGATGCTGCAAATAGTTATCAGCACGGTTTTGAAGGATTTATCAGAGAGCTGAGGATCTGGAATGTTTCCAGGACTTCTGCAGATCTTAAAAAATATCGTAATACAGAACTAACCGGCAATGAAACAGGGCTTGCTGCTTACTGGAAACTTAATGAAGGTCAGGGTCAATTCTGTAAAGATTATTCAATTAATAATAATATGGCCGTTCTGGGCTCAAATGAAAATGTTGAATTTACCGATCCGCTATGGGACATTAATTCCTGTGCGCCTCCGGTGATAGCAGGGTTACAAACAAGTGAAAGTAACAAGCTGGTGTTGTATCCAAATCCTGCAGAAAACTATGTTAACATAAACATGTCTGATCCATTCACATATGAAATCATTAATTCTACCGGAAGTATCGTTGCAACCGGAAAACGTGAAGGAGCTGAAGGAATTGATATCAGTAATCTTGAAAATGGTTTGTATATCATTAAAATCAATGACTCTTATACTTCCCGCCTGGCGACATTTTTAAAGTAA